The Plectropomus leopardus isolate mb chromosome 22, YSFRI_Pleo_2.0, whole genome shotgun sequence genome includes a window with the following:
- the lin7a gene encoding protein lin-7 homolog A isoform X1, with protein sequence MATVVQPLSLDRDVARAIELLEKLQESGDVPGHKLQSLKKVLQSEFCTAIREVYQYMHETITVNGCPEYQARATAKATVAAFAASEGHSHPRVVELPKTEEGLGFNVMGGKEQNSPIYISRIIPGGVAERHGGLKRGDQLLSVNGVSVEGEHHEKAVELLKAAKDSVKLVVRYTPKVLEEMEARFEKLRTARRRQQQQLLMQQQQQQNLTSQQNHMSLFQKKKK encoded by the exons ATGTTGCCAGGGCCATTGAGCTGCTGGAGAAGCTGCAGGAGTCGGGTGACGTTCCCGGTCATAAGCTCCAGTCCCTGAAGAAGGTCCTTCAGAGCGAGTTCTGCACAGCCATCAGAGAG GTGTACCAGTACATGCATGAAACCATTACAGTGAATGGCTGTCCAGAGTACCAGGCGAGGGCCACGGCCAAG GCCACAGTTGCAGCCTTCGCAGCCAGTGAAGGTCACTCCCACCCACGAGTCGTGGAGCTCCCCAAGACGGAGGAAGGACTGGGTTTCAACGTGATGGGCGGCAAGGAGCAGAACTCCCCCATCTACATCTCCCGCATCATCCCCGGAGGCGTGGCCGAAAGACATGGCGGCCTAAAGCGAGGGGATCAACTCCTGTCGGTCAATGGCGTG AGCGTTGAAGGAGAGCACCACGAGAAAGCGGTGGAGCTGCTGAAGGCGGCCAAGGACAGCGTGAAGCTGGTGGTTCGCTACACCCCCAAAGTGCTGGAGGAGATGGAGGCCCGCTTCGAGAAACTCCGTACGGCCCGGCGgcgccagcagcagcagctcctcatgcagcagcagcaacagcagaacCTGACCTCTCAGCAGAACCACATGTC GTTGTtccaaaagaagaagaagtga
- the myf5 gene encoding myogenic factor 5: MDVFSPSQVYYDRACASSPDSLEFGPGVELDGSEEDEHVRVPGAPHQPGHCLQWACKACKRKSNFVDRRRAATMRERRRLKKVNHAFEALRRCTSANPSQRLPKVEILRNAIQYIESLQELLREQVENYYGIPGESSSEPGSPLSSCSDGMADTNSPVWQHLNANYSNGYSYAKNESLGEKTAGASSLECLSSIVDRLSSVESSCGPAALRDMATFSPGSSDSQPCTPESPASRPVYHVL; encoded by the exons ATGGACGTCTTCTCACCATCCCAGGTCTACTACGACAGAGCGTGCGCTTCGTCTCCAGACAGCCTGGAGTTCGGCCCCGGCGTGGAGCTTGACGGCTCTGAGGAGGACGAGCATGTCAGGGTCCCTGGAGCCCCTCACCAGCCGGGACACTGCCTCCAATGGGCCTGCAAGGCATGCAAGCGCAAGTCCAACTTTGTGGACCGCAGACGGGCTGCGACTATGCGTGAACGCCGGCGGCTGAAGAAGGTCAACCACGCTTTTGAAGCTTTGAGGCGCTGCACCTCAGCCAACCCCAGCCAGCGCCTCCCAAAAGTGGAGATTCTGCGCAATGCCATCCAGTACATCGAGAGCTTGCAGGAGCTGCTACGAGAGCAGGTGGAAAACTACTACGGGATACCTGGAGAGAGCAGCTCGGAGCCTGGGAGCCCGCTTTCCAGCTGCTCCGACGGCATG GCGGACACCAACAGTCCAGTGTGGCAGCATCTGAATGCAAACTACAGCAACGGTTATTCGTATGCGAAGAACG AGAgtttaggggaaaaaacagcCGGAGCCTCCAGCCTGGAGTGTCTCTCCAGCATCGTGGACCGGCTGTCCTCTGTGGAGTCCAGCTGTGGACCTGCAGCTCTGAGAGACATGGCCACCTTCTCCCCGGGCAGCTCCGACTCGCAGCCCTGCACGCCAGAGAGCCCTGCATCCAGGCCCGTCTACCACGTCCTGTGA
- the lin7a gene encoding protein lin-7 homolog A isoform X2, which yields MATVVQPLSLDRDVARAIELLEKLQESGDVPGHKLQSLKKVLQSEFCTAIREVYQYMHETITVNGCPEYQARATAKATVAAFAASEGHSHPRVVELPKTEEGLGFNVMGGKEQNSPIYISRIIPGGVAERHGGLKRGDQLLSVNGVSVEGEHHEKAVELLKAAKDSVKLVVRYTPKVLEEMEARFEKLRTARRRQQQQLLMQQQQQQNLTSQQNHMS from the exons ATGTTGCCAGGGCCATTGAGCTGCTGGAGAAGCTGCAGGAGTCGGGTGACGTTCCCGGTCATAAGCTCCAGTCCCTGAAGAAGGTCCTTCAGAGCGAGTTCTGCACAGCCATCAGAGAG GTGTACCAGTACATGCATGAAACCATTACAGTGAATGGCTGTCCAGAGTACCAGGCGAGGGCCACGGCCAAG GCCACAGTTGCAGCCTTCGCAGCCAGTGAAGGTCACTCCCACCCACGAGTCGTGGAGCTCCCCAAGACGGAGGAAGGACTGGGTTTCAACGTGATGGGCGGCAAGGAGCAGAACTCCCCCATCTACATCTCCCGCATCATCCCCGGAGGCGTGGCCGAAAGACATGGCGGCCTAAAGCGAGGGGATCAACTCCTGTCGGTCAATGGCGTG AGCGTTGAAGGAGAGCACCACGAGAAAGCGGTGGAGCTGCTGAAGGCGGCCAAGGACAGCGTGAAGCTGGTGGTTCGCTACACCCCCAAAGTGCTGGAGGAGATGGAGGCCCGCTTCGAGAAACTCCGTACGGCCCGGCGgcgccagcagcagcagctcctcatgcagcagcagcaacagcagaacCTGACCTCTCAGCAGAACCACATGTCGTAG